A genome region from Arachis duranensis cultivar V14167 chromosome 6, aradu.V14167.gnm2.J7QH, whole genome shotgun sequence includes the following:
- the LOC107492252 gene encoding phytochrome A, whose amino-acid sequence MSSSRRSQSSSNSSRSRQSARVIAQTSVDAKLHANFEESGSSFDYSNSVRLSSGTVSGENQARCDRVTAAYLHQMQKGKFIQPFGCLLALDDKTLRVIAYSHNASEMLTMVSHAVPSVGDHTALAIGTDIRTIFTPSSAAALQKALAVPEVSLLNPILVHCKTSGKPFYAIVHRITASLIIDFEPVKPHEVPMTAAGALQSYKLAAKAITRLQSLPSGSMETLCDTMVQEVFELTGYDRVMAYKFHEDDHGEVIAEVAKPGLEPYLGLHYPATDIPQAARFLFMKNKVRMIVDCRAKHVKVLQDPKVSIDLTLCGSTLRAAHSCHLQYMENMNSIASLVMAVVVNDNDEDGDGSDVVQPQKRKRLWGLVVCHNTTPRFVPFPLRYACEFLAQVFAIHVNKELELEYQIVEKNILRTQTLLCDMLMRDAPLGIVSQSPNIMDLVRCDGAALLYRDKVWRLGVAPSESHIRELALWLSKCHKDSTGLSTDSLSDAGFPGAAALGDVVCGMAAVRISSMDIVFWFRSHTAAEIRWGGAKHEPGDRDDPTKMSPRSSFKAFLEVVKGRSLPWKDYEMDAIHSLQLILRNSFKDNEIMDISTQAIDTRLNDLKIEGMQELEAVTSEMVRLIETASVPILAVNVDGMVNGWNTKIAELTGLSVEEAIGKDLLTLVEDFSAERVKKMLDMALQGKEEKNFQFEIKTHGVKIDSGPISLVVNACASRNLQNSVVGVCFVAHDMTAEKTVMDKFTRIEGDYRAIVQNPNPLIPPIFGTDEFGWCCEWNSAMTKLTGWKREDVMDKMLLGEVFGTHMACCRLKNQEAVVNFGIVLNNAMTGVETEKAAFGFFTRKGKYVECLLSVSKKLDVEGEVTGVFCFLQTASPELQQALHIQRLSEQTALKRLKALTYMKRQIRNPLCGIVFSRKLLENTELGIEQKQLLDTGTQCQRQLSKILDDSDLDRIIDGYLDLEMVEFTLHQVFVACLSQVMTKSKAMGIHIINEVTEHIMTETLYGDSLRLQQVLADFLLVCINFTPTGGQVVVAASLTKDQLGKSVHLANLEISITHDGVGVPETLLNQMFGRDGQESEEGISLLISRKLLKLMNGDVRYLREAGKSSFILTVELAASQKLIA is encoded by the exons ATGTCGTCGTCGAGGCGAAGCCAATCATCGAGCAATTCAAGCAGATCAAGACAGAGTGCAAGAGTAATTGCTCAGACAAGTGTGGATGCAAAGCTGCATGCAAACTTTGAGGAGTCCGGAAGTTCATTCGACTACTCCAATTCGGTGCGGTTGTCTTCCGGTACAGTCAGTGGAGAAAACCAGGCAAGATGTGACAGAGTTACAGCAGCTTATCTTCATCAAATGCAGAAGGGGAAGTTCATCCAGCCCTTTGGGTGCTTGCTAGCTTTGGATGACAAGACACTTAGGGTCATTGCATACAGTCACAATGCATCTGAAATGCTTACCATGGTCAGCCATGCTGTTCCAAGTGTTGGTGATCACACTGCTCTTGCCATTGGCACCGACATTCGGACTATTTTCACGCCCTCAAGTGCTGCTGCTTTGCAAAAGGCCCTTGCAGTTCCGGAGGTTTCGCTTCTTAACCCCATTCTAGTTCATTGCAAGACTTCTGGCAAGCCCTTCTATGCAATTGTTCATCGTATTACCGCTAGTTTGATCATTGATTTCGAGCCTGTTAAGCCTCATGAAGTTCCCATGACTGCTGCCGGAGCCCTGCAATCTTACAAGCTTGCGGCCAAAGCAATAACTAGATTGCAGTCTTTGCCCAGTGGGAGCATGGAAACGCTTTGTGACACCATGGTTCAAGAAGTTTTTGAGCTCACGGGTTATGACAGGGTGATGGCTTATAAATTTCATGAGGATGATCATGGGGAAGTGATTGCTGAGGTTGCAAAGCCAGGTCTTGAGCCATATCTGGGTTTGCACTATCCAGCCACTGATATTCCCCAGGCTGCGCGCTTCTTGTTTATGAAGAACAAGGTCCGAATGATAGTTGATTGTCGTGCAAAGCATGTGAAGGTGCTTCAAGACCCCAAAGTTTCCATTGATTTAACTTTGTGCGGTTCAACTTTAAGGGCTGCTCATAGTTGTCACTTGCAATATATGGAAAATATGAATTCAATTGCTTCCCTGGTTATGGCAGTTGTGGTCAATGATAACGATGAAGATGGGGATGGCTCTGATGTTGTTCAGCCACAAAAGAGAAAGAGACTTTGGGGTTTAGTAGTTTGCCATAACACTACTCCAAGGTTTGTTCCCTTTCCTCTAAGGTATGCTTGTGAGTTTTTGGCTCAAGTATTTGCCATCCATGTGAATAAGGAATTAGAGTTAGAATATCAGATTGTTGAGAAGAATATCCTGCGCACGCAGACACTCTTGTGCGATATGCTGATGCGAGATGCACCCCTTGGTATTGTATCACAGAGCCCTAATATAATGGATCTTGTGAGATGTGATGGAGCAGCACTCTTGTATAGAGACAAGGTATGGAGATTAGGTGTGGCTCCAAGTGAATCTCACATAAGAGAGTTAGCTTTATGGCTCTCTAAGTGCCACAAGGACTCCACGGGTTTGAGTACAGATAGCTTGTCTGATGCAGGCTTCCCAGGAGCTGCTGCTCTTGGTGATGTTGTTTGTGGAATGGCAGCTGTGAGAATTTCTTCCATGGACATAGTTTTCTGGTTTAGATCACACACTGCTGCAGAAATCAGATGGGGTGGTGCCAAGCATGAACCTGGTGACAGGGATGATCCTACAAAGATGAGTCCAAGATCATCATTCAAGGCTTTCCTTGAAGTTGTGAAGGGAAGGAGCTTACCATGGAAGGACTACGAAATGGATGCTATCCATTCATTGCAGCTAATACTGAGAAATTCATTCAAAGATAATGAGATTATGGATATAAGCACGCAAGCTATTGATACAAGACTAAATGATTTGAAGATTGAAGGGATGCAAGAATTAGAAGCAGTGACGAGTGAGATGGTTCGATTAATTGAAACAGCATCAGTGCCAATTTTGGCAGTTAATGTTGATGGGATGGTCAATGGATGGAACACGAAGATTGCTGAGTTGACAGGcctttcagttgaggaagctaTTGGAAAGGATTTACTTACGCTGGTTGAGGATTTTTCAGCAGAGAGAGTCAAGAAGATGCTGGACATGGCACTGCAGG gtaaagaagagaagaatttcCAATTTGAGATCAAAACACATGGTGTGAAGATTGATTCAGGTCCTATCAGCTTGGTAGTTAATGCTTGTGCAAGCAGGAATCTCCAAAACAGCGTGGTGGGAGTTTGTTTTGTGGCCCATGATATGACTGCTGAGAAGACAGTCATGGACAAATTCACTCGAATTGAAGGTGACTATAGGGCGATTGTACAGAATCCGAACCCTTTGATCCCCCCAATATTTGGCACAGATGAATTTGGCTGGTGTTGTGAATGGAATTCAGCCATGACAAAGCTAACTGGATGGAAGAGAGAGGATGTGATGGATAAAATGCTATTAGGGGAGGTTTTCGGAACCCATATGGCTTGTTGCCGTCTTAAGAATCAAGAAGCTGTTGTTAATTTTGGAATTGTACTTAACAATGCCATGACTGGTGTGGAAACAGAGAAGGCTGCTTTTGGTTTCTTCACTCGGAAGGGCAAGTATGTAGAATGCTTGCTTTCTGTGAGCAAGAAATTGGATGTAGAGGGTGAAGTTACTGGAGTCTTCTGCTTCTTACAGACAGCTAGCCCTGAGCTTCAACAAGCATTGCATATTCAGCGTTTATCCGAACAAACTGCCTTGAAGAGACTCAAAGCTTTAACTTATATGAAAAGGCAAATTCGGAATCCTTTGTGTGGGATTGTGTTCTCTCGAAAATTGTTGGAGAATACTGAGTTGGGAATTGAGCAAAAACAACTTCTGGACACTGGCACTCAGTGCCAACGCCAGCTTAGCAAAATTCTCGATGACTCGGATCTCGACCGTATCATTGATGG CTACTTGGATTTGGAAATGGTTGAATTCACTCTGCATCAAGTTTTTGTTGCCTGTCTAAGTCAGGTCATGACAAAGAGCAAGGCAATGGGTATCCATATAATCAACGAAGTCACGGAGCACATCATGACAGAAACCTTATATGGTGATAGTCTTAGGCTGCAGCAAGTCTTGGCTGACTTCTTATTGGTTTGCATCAATTTTACGCCAACCGGAGGTCAAGTTGTTGTTGCAGCCTCTTTAACCAAAGATCAGTTAGGCAAATCAGTTCATTTGGCTAACTTGGAGATAAG CATAACACATGATGGTGTTGGTGTTCCGGAAACATTGCTGAACCAAATGTTCGGACGAGACGGACAAGAATCCGAGGAGGGTATTAGTCTGCTCATCAGCAGAAAGTTGCTGAAGCTGATGAATGGAGACGTGCGGTATCTGAGGGAAGCTGGCAAATCATCTTTCATCTTAACAGTTGAACTGGCTGCTTCCCAGAAATTGATTGCTTAA
- the LOC107492253 gene encoding rhicadhesin receptor codes for MKFIGSVLVVTFALVLASTSASDPDALQDLCVADTKSGVKVNGFTCKDAAKVNASDFSSNILAKPGVAANTTFGSIVTGANVEKIPGLNTLGVSLARIDYAPGGLNPPHTHPRATEIVFVLEGQLDVGFITTSNVLISKTIYKGEIFVFPKGLVHFQKNNANEPAAVISAFNSQLPGTQSIPLTLFAATPPVPDNVLTKAFQVGTKEIEKIKSRLAPKK; via the exons ATGAAGTTCATAGGCTCAGTGTTAGTGGTGACTTTTGCTCTGGTTTTAGCCTCAACCTCAGCATCAGATCCTGATGCTCTTCAAGACCTCTGTGTTGCAGACACTAAATCTG GTGTTAAGGTGAATGGATTCACGTGTAAAGACGCTGCAAAAGTGAATGCATCTGATTTCTCATCAAACATATTAGCAAAACCAGGTGTGGCAGCAAACACAACCTTCGGTTCCATTGTAACAGGAGCCAACGTTGAAAAGATCCCAGGATTGAACACACTTGGTGTGTCTCTGGCACGCATTGACTATGCCCCAGGTGGACTCAACCCACCCCACACACACCCACGTGCCACTGAGATTGTGTTTGTTCTTGAAGGTCAACTTGATGTTGGGTTCATAACAACATCCAATGTTCTCATATCAAAGACCATCTACAAGGGTGAGATCTTTGTCTTCCCAAAAGGGTTGGTTCACTTCCAGAAGAACAATGCCAATGAACCTGCTGCAGTTATTTCAGCCTTCAACAGCCAATTGCCTGGAACACAATCTATTCCTCTGACTTTGTTTGCTGCCACCCCACCGGTCCCGGATAACGTGTTGACCAAGGCATTCCAGGTTGGTACCAAGGAGATTGAGAAAATCAAGTCTAGGCTTGCTCCCAAGAAGTAA